Proteins encoded by one window of Nitrospira sp.:
- the queC gene encoding 7-cyano-7-deazaguanine synthase QueC — protein MPHDATSQRRAVVLLSGGLDSTVTVAVARQEGYELFLLTVAYRQRHAVEIEQAKQVAAAFGIHNHLVVEVDLRALGGSALTGNLVVPKDRREQERAQGIPVTYVPARNLIFLSLAAAHAEVVGASAIYFGANVLDYSGYPDCRPEFIHAFEQAVAAGTKSGVEGARLEVRAPLLTLSKSEIIQLGMRLQAPLQLTHSCYDPIGSLACGRCDSCLIRRQGFAQAGVEDPVAYAVR, from the coding sequence ATGCCGCATGATGCAACATCCCAGCGCCGTGCCGTTGTCCTCCTGAGTGGGGGGCTGGATTCGACGGTCACGGTCGCCGTGGCCAGGCAGGAGGGGTACGAGCTCTTTTTGCTGACCGTCGCCTATCGCCAACGACATGCGGTCGAGATCGAACAAGCCAAACAGGTGGCGGCTGCATTCGGCATCCACAACCATCTGGTCGTGGAGGTGGATCTCCGAGCCCTCGGCGGATCGGCGCTGACCGGAAATCTGGTCGTTCCCAAGGATCGTCGGGAGCAGGAGCGGGCGCAGGGTATTCCGGTCACCTATGTCCCTGCCAGAAACCTGATCTTCTTATCCCTGGCTGCCGCCCATGCCGAAGTCGTGGGAGCATCGGCTATTTATTTCGGAGCCAATGTGCTGGATTACTCAGGCTATCCCGATTGCCGTCCGGAATTCATCCACGCATTCGAACAGGCCGTGGCGGCCGGCACGAAGAGCGGGGTCGAGGGGGCGCGCCTGGAAGTCCGTGCTCCTTTGTTGACGTTGTCCAAGTCGGAGATCATTCAACTGGGCATGAGACTCCAGGCCCCGCTCCAGCTGACGCATAGCTGCTATGATCCGATCGGATCGCTGGCCTGTGGCCGGTGTGATAGCTGTCTTATTCGTCGACAAGGATTTGCCCAGGCGGGAGTTGAGGATCCGGTCGCATATGCGGTACGGTAG
- a CDS encoding DUF3365 domain-containing protein → MKTHRFRLLVAMALFTLAVLSSRLFGGQQDDALETARLLAVLLDSGRVTIAKHQDLINTPNQTDKKFTPELFEQEVQAEFQRQTGIALNALEGTTLPVMAKPLLAQLLKDSIGTIQSYQPVLSLPAMRYKGLIPATFGTETAARFQKFSQIYMKQTAPDHLVRNLKNKPDAYETAAFGRFGGSPSGSSKHQIISELVDGGRSARLMLPLYYEKSCLACHGEPKGERDISGYAREGGKEGDLGGAISVMIPLK, encoded by the coding sequence ATGAAGACGCATCGGTTCCGGCTGCTCGTGGCAATGGCGCTGTTCACCCTTGCCGTCCTATCATCCCGCCTGTTCGGAGGCCAACAAGACGACGCGCTGGAAACGGCACGGTTACTGGCAGTCCTGCTGGATTCCGGGCGGGTCACGATCGCCAAGCACCAGGACCTCATCAATACTCCGAATCAGACAGACAAGAAATTCACGCCGGAATTATTTGAACAAGAAGTGCAAGCTGAGTTTCAGCGGCAGACCGGAATCGCACTCAACGCCCTTGAAGGAACGACCCTCCCGGTCATGGCCAAACCGCTTCTCGCCCAACTCCTCAAAGACAGCATTGGAACCATCCAAAGTTACCAACCCGTCCTCAGCCTTCCAGCGATGCGATACAAAGGCCTCATCCCGGCAACTTTCGGCACCGAGACCGCTGCCCGGTTTCAAAAGTTTTCCCAGATCTATATGAAGCAGACTGCACCCGACCATTTGGTACGGAATCTAAAAAACAAGCCCGACGCCTATGAGACGGCTGCCTTCGGACGGTTCGGAGGTTCCCCGTCCGGATCCAGCAAACACCAAATCATCAGCGAGCTGGTGGACGGAGGACGCAGCGCTCGCTTGATGCTCCCGCTCTACTATGAGAAATCTTGCCTGGCCTGCCACGGGGAACCGAAAGGCGAACGGGACATCTCTGGATATGCACGAGAAGGCGGCAAAGAAGGCGACCTCGGCGGCGCCATCAGCGTCATGATCCCTCTCAAGTAA
- the ald gene encoding alanine dehydrogenase encodes MIIGVPKEIKDHEYRVSLTPDGASALHKAGHTIWVEPSAGAGSGFTDEEYRRAGATIASSKGEVFEKADLIVKVKEPLLSECPLFRPGQVLFTYLHLASLPELTKTLLETKIIAIAYETTVARDGSLPMLKPMSEIAGRMSVQVGAHYLEKIQGGRGVLLAGVPGVEPGNVVVLGAGVVGASATRIAVGLGAQVTVINLDVDRLRYLDDLYQGRIVTRAVNEAAVEQAVCEADLVIGAVLVPGAKAPRLVSRALLARMKPGAVVVDVSVDQGGCFETTKATTHSDPVYLVDGVLHYCVANMPGIVPRTSTFALTNATLPYLLRLASDGVDRAVQSDPGLAKGVNLKNGQITCPGVAEAHGLRFTPIL; translated from the coding sequence ATGATTATCGGTGTTCCCAAAGAAATCAAAGACCATGAATATCGCGTCAGCCTGACGCCGGATGGGGCGTCGGCGTTGCACAAGGCTGGACATACGATCTGGGTGGAACCGTCGGCCGGGGCCGGGAGTGGATTCACCGACGAGGAGTATCGACGGGCCGGTGCGACGATCGCTTCATCCAAAGGAGAGGTGTTTGAGAAGGCGGACCTGATCGTCAAGGTCAAGGAACCGCTCTTGTCCGAGTGCCCATTGTTTCGTCCCGGGCAGGTTCTGTTTACCTATCTGCATCTTGCCTCCCTTCCCGAACTCACGAAGACTCTCTTGGAGACGAAGATCATCGCCATCGCCTACGAAACGACGGTGGCACGCGATGGCAGCCTCCCGATGCTGAAGCCGATGAGCGAAATTGCCGGGCGCATGTCGGTTCAAGTCGGCGCGCATTACTTAGAAAAGATTCAGGGGGGGCGCGGGGTATTGTTGGCTGGCGTACCCGGAGTTGAGCCTGGGAACGTTGTGGTGCTGGGAGCCGGCGTGGTTGGGGCTTCAGCGACCCGGATCGCGGTCGGGTTGGGCGCGCAGGTCACGGTGATTAATCTGGATGTGGACCGGCTGCGCTATCTGGACGACTTGTACCAGGGGCGTATTGTCACGCGTGCGGTGAATGAGGCGGCGGTCGAACAGGCGGTGTGCGAGGCTGACCTGGTGATCGGCGCGGTGCTCGTTCCGGGGGCCAAAGCGCCCAGGCTGGTCTCGCGGGCTTTGCTGGCGCGCATGAAGCCGGGAGCGGTCGTCGTAGATGTGTCAGTCGATCAAGGCGGCTGTTTCGAGACCACCAAGGCCACGACACATTCGGATCCCGTCTATCTTGTCGATGGCGTGCTGCACTACTGTGTGGCCAACATGCCGGGCATCGTCCCGCGGACCTCGACGTTCGCGCTCACGAATGCCACCTTGCCGTATCTGCTTCGTCTGGCTTCAGACGGCGTCGATCGGGCCGTGCAATCCGATCCAGGATTAGCCAAGGGTGTCAACCTAAAAAACGGTCAAATCACTTGCCCTGGAGTTGCTGAAGCACATGGCTTGCGTTTTACCCCCATCTTGTAA
- a CDS encoding SPFH domain-containing protein, whose amino-acid sequence MRRDASSLCGVVLAFGWMALGTGCVAIEAGHEGVLVEQPFFFGHGGVDPVPTKTGRVVVAPTTKVVDVDIRPIQYSEHFDIISAENAPVSFDAFLIANVIEGKSPELISKYGPNWYANNAKEAFRTFVREEVQRYPLFQLTTDPTTRQKLQDAIAKEVQTKLIEKQGIPVRLNRVVVGSILPPKGVVEQTTQTIIQEQRKITMVEFQKAEESREKAEKQRGIADRAYRESLGLTAPEFVDLRRIEVQKEIVQHSPAALTVIMGLERIGINMPPPAAGQ is encoded by the coding sequence ATGAGGAGAGACGCGAGCAGTTTGTGTGGAGTCGTACTGGCATTCGGATGGATGGCCTTAGGGACCGGGTGTGTGGCTATCGAGGCAGGTCACGAAGGGGTATTGGTCGAACAGCCATTTTTCTTCGGCCATGGCGGCGTCGATCCGGTGCCCACCAAGACGGGCCGCGTGGTCGTGGCTCCCACCACGAAAGTCGTCGATGTCGATATCCGGCCGATTCAGTACTCCGAGCACTTCGATATTATCTCGGCAGAAAATGCGCCGGTCTCGTTCGATGCGTTCCTGATCGCGAATGTCATCGAGGGAAAATCGCCGGAGCTGATCAGCAAGTACGGCCCCAATTGGTATGCGAATAATGCGAAGGAAGCCTTTCGCACTTTCGTGCGCGAAGAAGTGCAGAGGTATCCCCTCTTCCAGCTGACGACCGATCCCACCACCAGGCAGAAGTTGCAGGATGCGATCGCCAAAGAAGTGCAGACTAAGCTGATCGAGAAGCAGGGCATCCCGGTTCGGCTGAATCGCGTGGTCGTCGGAAGCATTCTGCCGCCCAAAGGCGTGGTGGAGCAGACGACGCAGACCATTATCCAGGAACAGCGCAAGATCACGATGGTGGAATTTCAGAAAGCGGAAGAGTCCCGTGAAAAAGCCGAAAAGCAGCGCGGCATCGCCGACCGGGCCTACCGCGAATCGTTGGGGCTGACTGCGCCAGAGTTTGTGGATTTGCGTCGCATCGAAGTGCAGAAAGAAATCGTGCAGCATTCGCCGGCAGCCCTGACCGTCATCATGGGCTTAGAGCGCATCGGCATCAACATGCCGCCGCCGGCAGCGGGCCAGTAG
- a CDS encoding adenine phosphoribosyltransferase, whose protein sequence is MNYQALIREVPDFPKPGILFYDITTLLKDAAAFRKLSDDLTARYQDARIDKVVAIESRGFIFGGVLAERLKAGFVPVRKPGKLPADCFEVKYSLEYGSNTLAIHRDAIGMGERVLIVDDLLATGGTAEATISLVRQLGGEVVGLDFLVELKGLKGRDKLAGYPVHSTILYS, encoded by the coding sequence ATCAACTATCAAGCCCTCATTCGCGAAGTGCCGGATTTCCCCAAGCCCGGTATTCTCTTTTACGACATTACGACATTGCTGAAGGACGCAGCGGCGTTTCGCAAGCTGAGCGACGACCTCACCGCACGATACCAAGATGCACGGATCGATAAGGTGGTGGCCATCGAGTCGCGCGGGTTTATCTTCGGCGGCGTGCTGGCGGAGCGGCTGAAGGCCGGGTTTGTGCCGGTTCGCAAACCGGGGAAATTGCCGGCCGATTGCTTCGAGGTGAAGTATAGCCTTGAATATGGATCGAACACCTTGGCGATTCATCGGGATGCCATCGGAATGGGAGAGCGGGTGCTGATCGTAGACGATCTCCTCGCCACGGGTGGAACGGCCGAGGCCACTATCAGTTTGGTCCGCCAACTCGGAGGAGAAGTCGTGGGCCTCGACTTTCTGGTCGAGCTCAAGGGGCTTAAGGGAAGAGACAAACTCGCTGGCTATCCTGTGCATTCGACGATCCTCTATTCCTAG
- a CDS encoding acylphosphatase, with product MTSQVRAHIVVNGRVQGVGYRAFAARVAAQRKLVGGVRNLDDGRVELDVEGPREAIDALLTELGVGPPAARVTAVTVEWNPGTERFTEFQIWY from the coding sequence ATGACATCTCAGGTGCGCGCTCACATTGTGGTGAATGGTCGTGTGCAGGGAGTCGGATACCGGGCCTTTGCTGCCCGAGTGGCCGCGCAGCGCAAACTGGTCGGGGGTGTGCGTAACCTCGACGATGGTCGAGTCGAGTTGGATGTCGAAGGGCCGCGCGAGGCGATCGACGCGCTGCTCACTGAGCTTGGCGTTGGACCTCCGGCCGCACGGGTTACGGCGGTGACGGTGGAATGGAATCCGGGAACCGAACGATTTACCGAGTTCCAAATCTGGTACTAG
- a CDS encoding TraR/DksA family transcriptional regulator, with product MATKVPAKKKTEAKKTKPAPAVESKKAAPAVVVTAKAAPAQIIIEAMRPKESAKDRDARERRQETLHQMLMGKRQEIIREIEGNLGQSLTEDQQRRLESARDVGDQALMDLDRELGISLMEMRNRRRQAIDESLNRLRDGTYGMCAECGIEISEKRLQAVPFAKLCVECQSKAELLEKIEKEEDRD from the coding sequence ATGGCTACCAAAGTGCCTGCGAAAAAGAAGACGGAAGCAAAGAAGACCAAGCCGGCCCCTGCGGTTGAGTCCAAGAAGGCTGCTCCTGCTGTCGTCGTGACGGCAAAGGCAGCTCCTGCACAGATTATTATTGAGGCGATGCGTCCCAAAGAATCGGCGAAAGACCGGGATGCCCGTGAACGCCGCCAAGAAACATTGCATCAGATGTTGATGGGCAAGCGCCAGGAGATCATCCGCGAGATCGAAGGCAACCTGGGGCAGTCATTGACCGAGGATCAGCAGCGTCGCCTGGAGTCGGCCCGTGATGTCGGTGACCAGGCGTTGATGGATCTTGATCGCGAACTCGGCATCTCCCTCATGGAGATGCGCAATCGTCGTCGGCAAGCCATCGATGAGTCGCTCAATCGCTTGCGTGACGGCACCTATGGCATGTGCGCCGAGTGCGGTATCGAGATCAGCGAGAAGCGGCTTCAGGCCGTGCCGTTCGCCAAGCTTTGTGTCGAGTGTCAATCCAAAGCCGAGTTGTTGGAAAAGATTGAAAAGGAAGAAGATCGCGATTGA
- a CDS encoding IS5 family transposase, whose translation MQQATFAEATFEPYRKSTRRERFLAEMNRVVPWAELVAVIEPVYPKADGPGRPPVGVERMLRLHCLQQWFNLSDPAVEEALYDSRAMRQFVGIDLGREPVPDETTICKFRHLLEAHKMGEQLFARIGEYLTQQGLQVSRGTIVDATIISAPSSTKNRQKERDPEMHQTKKGNQWHFGMKAHIGVDSQTKLIHSVAATAAHVHDSQMLPELLHGQETRVWGDAAYSGQRDVLRQHAPQAQSFIQTKAHRHRPLTEEERARNRTKSKVRAKVEHAFLVIKRIFGWAKVRYRGLAKNTHWLFISCGLANLYVVRRRLLAGV comes from the coding sequence ATGCAGCAAGCGACATTTGCCGAGGCCACGTTCGAGCCGTATCGCAAATCCACCCGCCGCGAGCGATTCCTCGCGGAAATGAATCGCGTAGTGCCCTGGGCGGAATTAGTCGCGGTGATCGAGCCGGTCTATCCCAAAGCCGACGGCCCCGGGCGTCCGCCGGTCGGCGTCGAGCGCATGCTGCGCCTCCATTGCCTGCAACAGTGGTTTAATCTGTCGGATCCCGCCGTCGAAGAAGCCCTGTATGATTCACGCGCCATGCGGCAATTCGTGGGCATTGATCTGGGCCGCGAGCCGGTGCCCGATGAGACGACGATTTGCAAGTTTCGGCATCTGCTGGAGGCCCATAAGATGGGGGAACAGCTCTTTGCCCGGATCGGGGAGTATCTGACCCAGCAGGGGTTGCAGGTGAGCCGCGGCACCATCGTGGATGCCACCATTATCAGTGCCCCCAGTTCGACGAAGAATCGCCAGAAGGAGCGAGATCCGGAGATGCATCAGACCAAGAAGGGCAACCAGTGGCATTTCGGCATGAAGGCGCATATTGGCGTGGACAGCCAGACCAAACTGATTCATTCGGTGGCGGCGACGGCCGCCCATGTGCACGACAGTCAGATGTTGCCGGAATTGCTGCATGGGCAGGAGACGCGGGTGTGGGGCGATGCCGCGTATAGCGGACAACGCGACGTCCTCCGGCAGCATGCGCCCCAGGCCCAGAGCTTCATCCAGACCAAAGCGCATCGGCATCGGCCGCTGACGGAGGAAGAGCGAGCCCGCAACCGCACGAAGTCGAAAGTCCGGGCGAAGGTCGAGCATGCGTTCTTGGTGATCAAGCGAATCTTCGGCTGGGCTAAAGTGCGGTATCGGGGGCTGGCGAAGAATACCCACTGGCTGTTCATCAGCTGCGGGTTGGCGAATCTGTACGTGGTGCGGCGGCGCCTGTTGGCGGGAGTCTAG
- a CDS encoding sigma-70 family RNA polymerase sigma factor, which translates to MSEARRQSADEIEGIEVDGPPDREEKSSNRSEGLDTLKSYLREVRRSTLLNFKQEQELGKRVQAGDEQARQIMIESNLRLVISIGKRYINRGFPFSDIVEEGNLGLIKAVEKFNYKRGFRFSTYASWWIRQYIERAIINQGKLVRLPVHVVERLNRYMGKVEQLVQELGREPLPHEVAKKMKTNEEEILDLKQLTRTTCSLDSPINDRTDTFLRDVIEDPMCMSPDDTADGIRRRTELMSWVKELPEKEQTVIVSRFGLDGDESKTLEEIGRAMGLTRERVRQIETTALVRLRGTIERKTMTQADLL; encoded by the coding sequence ATGAGTGAAGCCCGACGACAGTCGGCCGATGAGATCGAGGGGATTGAAGTGGACGGTCCGCCTGACCGCGAGGAGAAGTCCTCGAATCGGTCTGAAGGACTGGACACGCTCAAGAGCTATCTGCGCGAAGTGCGTCGCTCGACGCTGCTCAATTTCAAACAGGAACAGGAATTAGGGAAGCGGGTGCAGGCCGGCGATGAGCAGGCCCGGCAGATCATGATCGAGTCCAATCTCCGCCTGGTGATCAGCATCGGCAAGCGGTACATCAATCGAGGCTTTCCTTTTTCGGATATCGTCGAGGAAGGCAATCTTGGACTGATCAAAGCGGTTGAGAAGTTCAACTATAAGCGCGGGTTCCGTTTCAGTACCTACGCGTCCTGGTGGATCCGCCAATACATTGAACGGGCCATCATCAATCAGGGCAAGCTCGTGCGGTTGCCGGTCCATGTGGTCGAGCGGCTGAACCGGTATATGGGGAAGGTTGAGCAACTGGTACAGGAGCTTGGCCGGGAACCGCTGCCGCACGAAGTGGCGAAGAAGATGAAGACCAACGAGGAGGAGATCCTCGACCTGAAGCAGTTGACCCGGACGACCTGTTCGCTGGATAGCCCCATTAATGATCGCACGGATACCTTCCTGCGCGATGTCATCGAAGATCCCATGTGCATGTCTCCGGACGACACGGCGGATGGGATCCGGCGTCGCACAGAACTGATGAGTTGGGTCAAGGAGTTGCCTGAAAAAGAGCAAACTGTTATTGTGTCGCGGTTTGGGCTCGACGGTGATGAGTCTAAGACGCTGGAAGAGATAGGCCGGGCGATGGGGTTAACCCGCGAGCGGGTCCGCCAGATCGAAACAACGGCCTTAGTCCGGCTTCGGGGCACGATCGAGCGAAAGACCATGACGCAGGCCGACCTGCTTTAG
- a CDS encoding cytochrome c, translating into MKISRACGMAVLFCVVGVAPACSQGESAPKAAVNAVVPAEVQPGEGKFKANCAACHGGGGVGTSQGPPLVHKIYEPNHHGDAAFQRAAANGVKAHHWEFGNMPKIDGVTPDDVDQIIKYVRWLQKQAGIF; encoded by the coding sequence ATGAAGATCTCACGGGCGTGCGGCATGGCGGTCCTCTTCTGTGTTGTGGGTGTCGCTCCGGCCTGCAGTCAGGGCGAGTCCGCACCCAAGGCGGCGGTGAATGCAGTGGTTCCCGCGGAGGTGCAGCCGGGAGAGGGAAAATTTAAAGCCAACTGTGCTGCCTGCCATGGGGGCGGTGGAGTCGGGACAAGTCAGGGCCCCCCGCTGGTCCATAAAATTTATGAACCGAACCATCATGGCGATGCCGCGTTTCAGCGAGCGGCTGCGAACGGAGTGAAGGCTCACCACTGGGAATTCGGGAATATGCCCAAGATCGACGGAGTGACTCCTGACGATGTCGATCAGATCATCAAGTATGTGCGCTGGTTGCAGAAACAAGCCGGTATTTTCTAG
- a CDS encoding HDOD domain-containing protein, whose product MSSAQELVQSCSNIFTLPEIYFRVRDVVDDSTSTMDDLANALKLDPAISARLLRIVNSPLYGFPKQIDTITRAVNLIGMQAVSDLVAATTIGRTFSGMTSDLMDLPAYWRKSVLCALLAGKIAKACGIEDSERFFIEGLLRDIGHLVLYQTIPERAQSALVEAGNFGTALAEVEQSNIGFDFTEVGAELIRFWGMPGQIEQAIRHQLSPNEAGEYNLHASIVHLAGAVVDHAELDPIRAKQPPVFDPFSLYCTKFNPDECPALLTEAQSQLQDTLSFIYPLAMAA is encoded by the coding sequence ATGTCGTCAGCACAAGAACTCGTCCAATCCTGCTCCAACATCTTCACGCTTCCTGAAATCTATTTTCGCGTGCGCGACGTCGTCGACGACTCGACCTCGACCATGGATGACTTGGCCAACGCGCTCAAGCTCGACCCGGCGATTTCCGCCCGGCTGCTGCGCATCGTCAATAGCCCGCTCTACGGATTTCCCAAACAGATTGATACCATTACCCGCGCAGTGAATCTGATCGGGATGCAAGCCGTCAGCGACCTGGTCGCGGCCACTACCATCGGACGTACGTTCTCGGGCATGACCTCGGACTTGATGGATCTGCCGGCCTACTGGCGCAAGAGCGTGCTCTGCGCCTTGCTGGCCGGCAAGATTGCGAAGGCCTGTGGAATCGAGGACAGCGAGCGGTTCTTTATCGAAGGCCTGCTGCGGGATATCGGCCACTTGGTGCTGTATCAGACGATTCCGGAACGGGCCCAGTCGGCCCTTGTCGAAGCGGGCAACTTCGGCACCGCGCTGGCGGAAGTGGAACAGTCGAACATCGGCTTCGACTTCACCGAAGTCGGCGCAGAATTGATTCGCTTCTGGGGCATGCCGGGCCAGATCGAACAGGCTATTCGCCATCAACTGAGTCCGAATGAAGCCGGGGAGTACAATCTCCATGCGTCAATCGTCCACCTCGCAGGCGCCGTCGTCGATCACGCTGAATTAGACCCCATCCGTGCCAAGCAGCCTCCAGTCTTTGATCCCTTCTCACTCTACTGTACGAAGTTCAATCCCGACGAGTGCCCGGCTCTGCTCACAGAAGCCCAAAGCCAACTGCAAGACACCCTCTCGTTCATCTACCCACTGGCGATGGCAGCATAG
- a CDS encoding DUF72 domain-containing protein produces MPLDTTVPRFGTSSWAYEGWQGLVYHRTYPKSRFSQDTLAEYAAYRIYDTPLFTTVGIDHSFYRPASVKQLAHYAEQVPDEFRFCQKVWEEITVPAYANLPRYGAKAGKPNPRFLELGTFRDLVLQPALEGLGQKLGPFIFEFQRWGLDPAVFLQQLDRFLEQLPPGPAYATEVRNPAILGPRYHDMLRAHGVAHVYNHWTAMPPLSEQHQKMAGTFTAPFTVLRLLTPLGLAYETAVERYAPYDRIVQPQPRMREETIALVTQAAGDGRSSYVLVNNRSEGCSPLTVQAVLEALANPTGPPL; encoded by the coding sequence ATGCCATTGGATACGACGGTTCCCCGCTTCGGCACGAGTTCATGGGCCTACGAAGGCTGGCAAGGACTCGTCTACCATCGAACCTATCCGAAAAGTCGGTTCAGCCAGGACACGCTCGCAGAATATGCCGCGTATCGCATATACGACACGCCCCTCTTCACCACCGTCGGCATCGATCATTCATTTTACCGACCGGCCAGCGTCAAGCAACTCGCCCACTACGCCGAGCAAGTCCCGGACGAGTTTCGCTTCTGCCAGAAAGTGTGGGAAGAGATCACCGTCCCCGCCTATGCCAACCTTCCGCGATACGGCGCGAAGGCCGGCAAGCCCAATCCGCGGTTTCTTGAGCTCGGCACCTTTCGTGACCTCGTCCTGCAGCCGGCCTTGGAGGGCTTGGGCCAAAAGCTCGGCCCCTTCATCTTCGAGTTTCAGCGCTGGGGCCTTGATCCAGCCGTCTTTCTGCAACAGCTCGACCGGTTTCTCGAACAGCTGCCACCCGGCCCCGCCTACGCGACCGAAGTGAGAAATCCCGCCATCCTCGGCCCGCGCTATCACGACATGCTTCGAGCGCACGGCGTGGCCCATGTCTACAATCACTGGACGGCCATGCCTCCGCTGTCCGAACAACATCAGAAAATGGCCGGCACATTCACCGCCCCCTTCACCGTCCTTCGACTCCTGACCCCGCTGGGGCTGGCCTATGAAACAGCGGTCGAACGCTACGCCCCCTACGATCGCATCGTGCAACCGCAACCGCGTATGCGGGAGGAGACCATCGCGCTTGTGACGCAAGCAGCGGGGGATGGACGGTCCTCGTATGTCCTCGTGAATAATCGATCCGAGGGCTGCAGCCCGCTCACCGTCCAAGCGGTACTTGAAGCGCTCGCCAACCCGACCGGGCCACCGTTGTGA
- a CDS encoding (2Fe-2S) ferredoxin domain-containing protein gives MPGFKRHIFVCTNQRSADDPRGSCSKLGSQALHDAFKQETKRLDLKHTVRANKAGCLDRCAEGPSVVIYPEGVWYTVKSEADVKEIMECHVMKGDVVTRLLMPDHPASAKLPPLSQ, from the coding sequence ATGCCTGGATTCAAACGACATATTTTCGTCTGCACCAACCAGCGGTCCGCCGATGACCCTCGCGGCAGTTGCTCAAAGCTGGGCTCGCAAGCATTGCACGATGCGTTCAAGCAGGAGACCAAGCGGCTGGACTTGAAGCACACCGTCCGTGCGAACAAGGCCGGCTGCCTGGACCGTTGCGCCGAAGGACCTAGCGTAGTCATCTATCCCGAAGGCGTCTGGTACACGGTCAAGTCGGAAGCCGACGTGAAAGAAATCATGGAGTGCCACGTGATGAAGGGCGATGTCGTCACCCGGCTGCTCATGCCCGATCACCCGGCCTCGGCGAAACTCCCACCGTTGTCCCAATAA